One part of the Bacillus sp. FJAT-45350 genome encodes these proteins:
- a CDS encoding nitroreductase family protein: protein MGNAIAAAESLGLGTVPIGGIRRNPHEVIELLNLPKYVIPISGLCVGYAADVPNQKPRFPMEAVYHQETYNHDLKDIVNQYDETIKADSSERSNGSAAHTWSERVSTFYKKPYFKDIASMLEKQGFTCKNVKN from the coding sequence ATGGGTAATGCAATTGCTGCAGCTGAATCATTAGGTCTAGGTACAGTACCAATTGGCGGGATCAGACGTAATCCTCATGAGGTCATTGAGTTACTAAATTTGCCTAAATACGTAATACCTATTTCAGGACTATGTGTTGGGTATGCTGCAGATGTACCAAATCAAAAGCCTCGTTTTCCAATGGAAGCTGTTTATCATCAGGAAACATACAATCACGATTTAAAAGACATCGTGAATCAATACGATGAAACCATCAAAGCTGATTCGTCAGAACGTTCAAATGGTAGTGCAGCTCATACATGGTCAGAGCGAGTGTCAACCTTCTATAAGAAACCTTATTTTAAAGACATTGCTTCAATGTTAGAGAAACAAGGGTTTACATGTAAAAACGTAAAAAATTAA
- the scpA gene encoding methylmalonyl-CoA mutase, with protein MTRPDFTQMSYIDKVTPKLEQWQKEASERTGKSIDDLEFKTVEKINVKPLYTSEDTEGMKHLDYVAGIAPFYRGPYPAMYKARPWTVRQYAGFSTAEESNAFYRRNLAAGQKGLSIAFDLATHRGYDSDHSRVVGDVGKAGVAVDSILDMKILFDGIPLDQMSVSMTMNGAVLPVLAFYIVAAEEQGVKQEQLSGTIQNDILKEYMVRNTYIYPPEPSMKAIADIFEYTSQHMPKFNSISISGYHMQEAGATADIELGYTLADGLEYVKTGLKAGIDVDKFAPRLSFFWAIGMNYYMEVAKMRAGRLIWAKLMKQFNPKNEKSLALRTHSQTSGWSLTEQDPFNNVTRTCIEAMAAALGHTQSLHTNALDEAIALPTDFSARIARNTQLFLQDETGICNVLDPWGGSYYVESLTAELVEKAWAHIQEIEELGGMSKAIETGLPKMRIEEAAARRQAHIDSGKESIIGVNKYRLEKEDPLEILDIDNTAVREAQIRRLEKLRAERDQSKVDAALNAITKAAETGEGNLLELAVEAARVRASLGEISDAYEKVVGRHKAVIRSISGVYSSEFGEEDQVKVVRQMTDEFAENEGRRPRIMVAKMGQDGHDRGAKVISTAFADLGFDVDIGPLFQTPEEAALQAVENDVHVLGMSSLAAGHKTLLPQVVEELTRLGREDIAVVIGGVIPAQDYDYLKEKGAAAIFGPGTVIPVAAQKVLEEVNRRLGYDEEDND; from the coding sequence ATGACGAGACCAGATTTTACTCAAATGTCCTATATAGATAAAGTGACACCGAAATTAGAACAATGGCAAAAGGAAGCTAGTGAGCGTACTGGGAAAAGTATAGATGACTTGGAATTTAAAACGGTTGAAAAAATTAATGTGAAGCCTCTATATACAAGTGAGGATACAGAAGGAATGAAGCACTTAGATTATGTTGCAGGGATTGCTCCGTTTTATCGTGGTCCTTATCCAGCAATGTATAAGGCTCGTCCGTGGACAGTTCGACAGTACGCTGGCTTCTCAACAGCAGAAGAAAGTAATGCTTTTTATCGTCGTAACCTAGCCGCAGGACAAAAAGGGTTATCGATTGCCTTTGATCTTGCAACACATCGTGGCTATGATTCAGATCATTCTCGTGTAGTTGGTGACGTAGGGAAAGCAGGGGTAGCAGTCGATTCTATTTTAGATATGAAGATTCTATTTGATGGGATTCCACTGGACCAAATGTCTGTATCAATGACAATGAACGGGGCTGTGCTTCCTGTATTGGCATTTTACATTGTGGCGGCAGAAGAGCAAGGTGTGAAGCAGGAACAACTTTCAGGTACGATTCAGAATGATATTTTAAAAGAATATATGGTTCGTAACACATATATTTATCCTCCTGAGCCATCAATGAAAGCTATTGCAGATATTTTTGAATACACATCACAGCATATGCCAAAGTTCAACTCTATTAGTATCTCAGGCTACCATATGCAAGAGGCAGGAGCAACGGCTGATATTGAATTAGGTTATACGTTAGCAGATGGATTAGAATATGTTAAGACAGGACTAAAAGCGGGTATTGATGTAGATAAGTTTGCTCCTCGTCTTTCATTCTTCTGGGCTATCGGAATGAACTATTATATGGAAGTAGCAAAAATGAGAGCTGGTCGCCTTATTTGGGCTAAGCTAATGAAGCAATTCAATCCAAAGAATGAGAAATCTCTCGCACTACGTACCCATTCCCAAACGTCTGGATGGAGCTTAACCGAGCAAGACCCATTTAATAACGTAACGCGTACATGTATCGAAGCAATGGCTGCAGCTCTAGGGCATACACAGTCACTTCATACAAATGCACTTGACGAAGCAATTGCTTTACCAACAGACTTCTCAGCGCGTATTGCTCGTAATACACAGCTGTTCCTTCAGGACGAAACAGGTATTTGTAATGTACTTGATCCTTGGGGGGGATCGTATTATGTTGAATCCCTTACGGCTGAATTAGTTGAAAAGGCGTGGGCTCATATTCAAGAAATTGAAGAGTTGGGTGGAATGTCAAAAGCGATTGAAACAGGTCTTCCGAAAATGAGAATTGAGGAAGCAGCTGCTCGTAGACAGGCACATATTGATTCAGGTAAGGAATCAATTATTGGTGTAAATAAATACCGTCTTGAAAAAGAAGACCCGCTAGAAATTCTTGATATCGACAATACGGCTGTTCGTGAAGCGCAAATTCGTCGTTTAGAGAAGCTACGTGCTGAGCGTGATCAATCAAAAGTCGATGCAGCTCTTAATGCAATTACAAAAGCAGCTGAAACAGGTGAAGGAAATCTTCTTGAATTGGCAGTAGAAGCTGCTCGAGTAAGAGCAAGTCTCGGAGAAATTTCTGATGCATATGAAAAAGTAGTAGGGAGACATAAAGCCGTGATACGTTCAATTAGCGGAGTGTATAGTTCAGAATTTGGAGAGGAAGACCAAGTAAAAGTCGTTCGTCAAATGACAGATGAATTTGCTGAAAATGAAGGTCGCCGTCCTCGTATTATGGTGGCGAAAATGGGTCAGGATGGTCATGATCGTGGAGCAAAAGTTATTTCAACAGCCTTTGCAGATTTAGGTTTTGATGTTGATATCGGTCCGTTATTCCAAACGCCTGAGGAAGCTGCACTTCAAGCGGTTGAGAATGACGTACATGTCCTTGGCATGAGTTCTCTTGCAGCAGGTCATAAAACATTATTACCTCAAGTTGTTGAAGAGTTGACGCGCTTAGGTCGCGAAGACATTGCAGTTGTTATTGGTGGTGTCATACCTGCACAAGATTATGATTATTTAAAAGAAAAAGGTGCTGCTGCTATTTTTGGTCCTGGTACAGTCATTCCAGTTGCTGCTCAAAAGGTTCTCGAGGAAGTGAATCGTCGTTTAGGTTACGACGAGGAAGATAATGACTAA
- a CDS encoding GGDEF domain-containing protein — protein MKRQKQKRYFKGLEIKQSMLDSKNYLHSNKEDLLEFIEHLIGERNSLVDILEYVNSGVMVTNPSQPDNPIIYVNDEFLNIVGYKLEEVLGQNPRFLQGEETDKEKTSRIKKAIDNNEPIKEEVINYRKDGTKFWNEVNISQVYDQFDNLSYHVGLIQDITKRKETEAELELATLVFDNMEEIIIVIDDEGQLQYVNDAFERITGYSQQEIEGKHIKLFGTRRHPKTFYTNIWNQVVQGGRWQGELSIQVKSGKEILLSSQFRAIYDESKQVTKYMSVSTDITGKKESEERIKFLAYHDSLTSLPNREKFKMELTNSLENDRTCAIIFFDLDHFKQVNDTLGHHAGDLLLKEVAKRIENEISDIGMVARMGGDEFTILMPNQSEEVVREKASRIIKKIQSPFSIMKRNVELTTSMGISVFPDDGNDVISLMKKADQAMYHAKHAGRNQYCFWREVDE, from the coding sequence ATGAAAAGGCAAAAACAAAAACGTTATTTTAAAGGATTAGAAATCAAACAGAGTATGCTTGATTCTAAAAACTATTTACATTCTAATAAAGAGGATTTACTAGAATTTATTGAACATCTTATTGGTGAAAGGAATAGTCTAGTTGATATACTAGAGTATGTAAATAGTGGTGTTATGGTCACAAACCCTTCCCAACCTGATAATCCTATCATTTATGTAAACGATGAGTTTTTAAATATAGTAGGTTATAAGCTAGAGGAGGTACTAGGTCAAAATCCTAGATTTCTACAGGGAGAAGAAACGGATAAAGAGAAAACTTCTCGAATTAAAAAAGCGATCGATAATAATGAACCGATAAAAGAAGAAGTTATTAATTACCGAAAAGATGGGACAAAATTTTGGAATGAAGTAAACATTAGTCAGGTATATGATCAATTTGACAACTTGTCATATCATGTCGGACTTATACAGGATATAACGAAAAGGAAAGAAACTGAAGCAGAATTAGAGCTTGCTACTCTTGTATTTGATAATATGGAAGAAATCATTATCGTTATTGATGATGAGGGACAACTTCAATATGTCAATGATGCCTTTGAAAGAATAACGGGATATTCCCAACAAGAAATTGAAGGTAAACATATTAAGTTGTTTGGTACAAGAAGGCACCCCAAGACCTTTTATACAAATATTTGGAATCAAGTAGTCCAAGGGGGCAGATGGCAAGGTGAACTTTCGATACAAGTGAAAAGTGGCAAGGAGATTCTTCTTTCCTCGCAATTTAGAGCAATTTATGATGAGTCAAAGCAAGTGACAAAGTATATGAGTGTTTCTACTGATATAACAGGTAAAAAGGAATCGGAAGAGCGAATTAAATTTCTAGCATATCATGACTCGTTAACTAGCTTACCAAATCGAGAAAAGTTCAAAATGGAGTTAACTAATTCACTAGAAAATGATCGAACATGTGCTATTATATTTTTTGACTTAGACCATTTTAAACAAGTGAATGATACCCTAGGACATCATGCTGGTGACTTATTACTAAAAGAAGTTGCTAAACGTATTGAGAATGAAATTAGTGATATAGGTATGGTTGCTCGTATGGGCGGGGATGAATTTACTATTCTCATGCCGAATCAAAGTGAAGAGGTTGTTAGAGAAAAAGCAAGTAGAATAATAAAGAAAATCCAGTCTCCCTTTAGCATTATGAAAAGAAATGTGGAACTTACAACAAGCATGGGCATAAGTGTGTTTCCTGATGATGGGAATGATGTCATTTCTTTAATGAAAAAGGCTGATCAGGCGATGTATCACGCAAAACATGCAGGTAGAAATCAATATTGTTTCTGGAGGGAAGTCGATGAGTAA
- a CDS encoding pseudouridine synthase, with amino-acid sequence MRINKYISLTGYCSRRETDRLIDAKRITINGKTCVPGDSVEPGDTVLIDHKPIPMKEESIYLAFYKPVGITCTAQKLVKDNIIDYINFPTRVFPVGRLDKASEGLILLTNDGDIVNKMMRSENNHQKEYIVTVDKSINSDFIKGMSNGVKILSTITNPCIVTKIDEHVFSIILTQGLNRQIRRMCKVLGYKVVRLQRVRIMNITSEHLEVGQWRYLTDEELSCLKNTLK; translated from the coding sequence TTGAGAATTAATAAATATATCAGTTTAACTGGCTATTGTTCAAGACGAGAAACGGACCGGCTAATTGATGCAAAGCGAATAACAATTAACGGTAAGACTTGTGTGCCTGGTGATTCAGTAGAACCAGGAGATACTGTCCTAATTGATCATAAACCAATTCCTATGAAGGAAGAAAGCATTTACCTAGCATTTTACAAACCGGTTGGAATTACATGCACAGCTCAAAAGCTAGTAAAAGATAATATTATTGATTATATTAATTTTCCTACAAGAGTCTTTCCCGTTGGGAGATTAGATAAAGCCTCTGAAGGATTAATTCTTCTCACGAATGATGGTGATATAGTTAATAAAATGATGCGTTCAGAAAATAATCACCAGAAGGAATACATTGTAACAGTAGATAAATCGATCAATAGTGATTTTATTAAGGGAATGTCTAATGGCGTTAAAATTCTTTCTACAATTACGAATCCATGTATTGTTACAAAAATAGATGAACATGTCTTTTCGATTATTTTGACACAGGGACTTAATCGACAAATTAGAAGAATGTGTAAAGTGCTCGGGTATAAAGTGGTAAGACTTCAGAGGGTTCGAATTATGAATATAACAAGTGAACATCTAGAGGTAGGGCAATGGCGTTATCTAACTGATGAGGAGCTTTCTTGCCTTAAGAATACATTAAAATGA
- a CDS encoding EAL domain-containing protein, which yields MSNCYNCSFIPELKEQGTIIFYEKGEGLFPLLENKIKNLTSIRKSHELLICSYQSLEQLTKIVDTLHDEFVEDNLASLYGTWARESDQLEEVTYFPRMSPFSQLYSRIKNNSYFTIINKGLFTQHIQPIISLQSSSLFGYEFLLRPNSEDAFFSPGPLFHFSQESGLQSLLDSQARMKSIEVGSKLLEKGTKRFINFLPSSIYDPNHCLKSTFTAVEKYNVEPEDLIFEVVETEKIKDITHLKKIFQAYQKHGINVALDDLGAGYATLDVLRKLKPNYAKIDRALIDYCDTDELKQKKIADIIQIANEYNIVLLAEGIERKEELLYCKEQGIDLAQGYYIGKPQPKPVTDLGHLI from the coding sequence ATGAGTAATTGTTACAATTGTAGCTTTATCCCTGAATTAAAAGAACAGGGAACTATTATTTTCTATGAAAAGGGTGAGGGTCTTTTTCCTCTTTTAGAAAATAAAATTAAGAACCTTACATCAATAAGGAAAAGTCATGAATTACTCATTTGTAGCTATCAATCATTAGAACAGCTAACTAAAATAGTTGATACATTACATGATGAATTTGTGGAAGATAATTTAGCTAGTTTATACGGGACATGGGCAAGAGAATCAGACCAACTTGAGGAAGTTACTTATTTTCCAAGGATGTCACCATTCTCGCAGTTATATTCAAGGATTAAAAATAATAGCTATTTTACAATTATTAATAAGGGCTTATTTACTCAGCATATACAACCGATTATATCGTTACAATCAAGCTCGTTGTTTGGATATGAATTCTTACTTCGACCAAACAGTGAGGATGCTTTCTTTTCACCTGGACCATTATTTCATTTTTCACAGGAATCAGGTCTTCAATCCCTTTTAGATAGTCAGGCTAGAATGAAGTCTATTGAAGTAGGTTCGAAACTATTAGAAAAAGGAACAAAGAGATTTATTAATTTCCTTCCATCCTCTATATATGACCCCAATCATTGTTTAAAGAGTACATTTACAGCAGTAGAGAAGTACAATGTCGAACCAGAGGACTTAATTTTTGAAGTCGTTGAAACTGAAAAAATTAAAGACATAACTCATTTGAAAAAAATTTTCCAAGCATATCAAAAACACGGGATAAACGTGGCATTAGATGATTTAGGAGCAGGGTATGCGACTTTAGATGTTTTAAGAAAACTTAAGCCAAACTATGCAAAAATTGACCGAGCTCTGATTGACTATTGTGATACTGATGAATTGAAACAGAAGAAAATAGCTGATATTATACAAATTGCTAATGAATATAACATTGTCCTGTTAGCTGAGGGTATTGAAAGAAAAGAAGAATTGCTCTACTGCAAGGAGCAAGGGATAGATCTCGCTCAGGGCTACTATATTGGAAAGCCTCAGCCGAAACCAGTTACTGACCTGGGACATCTTATATAA
- a CDS encoding acyl-CoA carboxylase subunit beta — translation MDMFDKIDIMEERREKVKLGGGEKRIDAQHDRGKLTARERIDLLIDEGTFVEINPFIENRGMEFGSGSSEAPGEGVVTGYGKVDGRLIFLFAQDFTVFGGALGEMHAEKIVKIMDLAAENGAPVIGLNDSGGARIQEGVLSLDGYGKIFYRNSIFSGVIPQISVILGPCAGGAVYSPAITDFVFMVEKTSQMFITGPKVIESVTGAKINSEDLGGARIHSSVSGNAHFTASSEEEVLAEVRRLISYLPPNNEEKPPYKEPKEKKPFNERVDELVDVVPVDGTKVYDVRKVINLIVDDADFMEVQPKFAKNIVVGFGRINGDTVGIIANNPKMMAGGLDIDSSDKCARFIRFCDCFNIPLITFEDVSGFIPGVQQEHGGIIRHGAKILYAYSEATVPKITVITRKAYGGAYVALNSKAIGADLVFAWPNAEIAVMGPSGAANIIFAKEIKDSPDPEATRQAKIDEYRERFANPYVASANGIVDDVIDPRDTRKSLASALEMLKNKKKSLPKKKHGNIPL, via the coding sequence ATGGATATGTTCGATAAAATTGACATTATGGAAGAACGACGAGAGAAAGTAAAGCTCGGTGGAGGAGAAAAGCGTATTGACGCTCAGCATGACAGAGGAAAATTAACAGCACGTGAGCGTATTGATTTACTAATTGATGAAGGTACATTTGTTGAGATTAATCCTTTTATTGAAAATAGAGGAATGGAATTTGGCTCTGGCTCATCTGAAGCACCAGGTGAAGGTGTAGTAACTGGATACGGTAAGGTCGATGGACGTTTAATTTTCTTATTCGCTCAAGATTTTACTGTTTTTGGTGGAGCTTTAGGGGAAATGCATGCAGAGAAAATTGTGAAAATTATGGATTTAGCAGCTGAAAATGGCGCACCCGTCATTGGCTTGAATGATTCAGGCGGAGCCCGTATTCAAGAAGGGGTACTATCACTTGATGGATACGGAAAAATCTTCTATCGAAACTCAATTTTCTCAGGTGTAATCCCACAAATCTCAGTTATCTTAGGTCCTTGTGCTGGTGGAGCAGTTTACTCTCCAGCGATTACAGATTTCGTATTTATGGTGGAAAAAACAAGTCAAATGTTTATTACAGGTCCAAAAGTTATTGAAAGTGTAACTGGAGCAAAAATAAACAGTGAAGACTTAGGAGGAGCTAGAATTCATTCAAGTGTAAGTGGTAATGCACATTTCACTGCTTCATCTGAGGAAGAAGTATTAGCAGAAGTGCGACGTCTAATTAGTTACCTTCCACCAAATAATGAAGAAAAGCCTCCTTATAAAGAGCCAAAAGAAAAGAAGCCATTTAATGAACGAGTGGATGAACTTGTTGATGTTGTCCCTGTTGATGGAACAAAAGTATACGATGTTAGAAAAGTAATAAACCTTATCGTTGATGATGCGGACTTCATGGAAGTTCAGCCTAAGTTTGCAAAAAATATCGTAGTCGGCTTTGGTCGTATTAACGGGGATACAGTTGGAATTATTGCCAATAATCCTAAGATGATGGCTGGAGGACTTGATATTGATTCATCAGATAAATGTGCACGTTTCATTCGTTTCTGTGACTGCTTTAATATTCCATTGATTACATTTGAGGACGTAAGTGGATTTATCCCAGGAGTACAGCAGGAGCATGGTGGTATAATCCGTCACGGTGCAAAAATCCTCTATGCGTATTCAGAAGCAACTGTACCAAAAATTACAGTAATCACAAGAAAAGCTTACGGTGGAGCATACGTAGCATTAAACAGTAAAGCAATCGGAGCGGACCTAGTCTTTGCATGGCCAAATGCCGAAATAGCAGTAATGGGCCCATCAGGAGCAGCTAACATTATTTTTGCAAAAGAAATTAAAGATAGCCCAGATCCAGAAGCAACTAGACAAGCAAAGATTGATGAGTACAGAGAAAGATTTGCCAACCCATATGTCGCTTCAGCAAACGGAATCGTCGACGATGTCATAGACCCAAGAGACACAAGAAAAAGCCTAGCAAGTGCATTAGAAATGCTAAAAAACAAAAAGAAATCACTACCAAAGAAAAAGCATGGGAATATTCCACTGTAA
- a CDS encoding methylmalonyl-CoA mutase family protein: protein MDKKILDQFSEFPIPTYEEWREVTEQSLKGVSFEKRLVTNTYEGIALQPMYRHEDAKELALNNTIPGQAPFVRGTEAIKKGAPWLINQELAVATPEQFNNIALHDLSRGQTALNIVLDEPTKKGLSPVEIEAEVGKKGLSISNVEDLEIALKDIEFEAIPLHVHGGAHSLSFLALVIGALKKMNRMPEALSGCIGMDPIGELVRTGSVSYELEECYQGMVDATRWANEKAPNLQTVVVSGDVYHNGGSSAVEELAFSLATGAEYLSAMTSRGVDINNAAKAIRFSFSVGADYFTEIAKLRAARTLWTTIVKAFGGDKETQKMYIHARTSSWTKTVYDPYVNMLRSTSEAFSAAVGGADSIHVSPFDEPIQKSTPFSRRIARNASIILQEEAHIARTVDPAGGSWYVEVLTDKLAQKAWTLFQQVEEKGGILEAIKEKLPQTLIHDIAIKRENNIAHRKDVFVGTNMYANMTEKSLDVISENDQPQIDAHIKKVKQRQEAPVESFTTNRIASAIETASKGASISEISKAFGRSDEAFLEAQPIVATRGSIKFEELRGATKQFEKENGKPIQVFLANLGPIPEHKGRADFTAGFFEVGGFEVLRNNGFSSVEEATEAAIQSGAEVTVICGKDESYQTDAAPLARAIKENANKMTVFVAGQPKEEDAVRYKEAGVAGFIHLRSNCYEVLRKLQVEKGVAE, encoded by the coding sequence ATGGATAAAAAAATACTAGATCAATTTTCAGAGTTCCCCATTCCAACATATGAAGAATGGAGAGAAGTAACTGAGCAGTCATTAAAGGGTGTTTCCTTTGAGAAAAGACTCGTAACGAATACATATGAAGGCATCGCTCTTCAACCGATGTATCGTCACGAGGATGCAAAAGAACTCGCTTTGAACAATACGATTCCTGGTCAAGCTCCTTTTGTAAGAGGAACTGAGGCAATAAAGAAAGGTGCACCTTGGTTGATAAATCAGGAATTAGCAGTAGCAACACCAGAACAATTCAACAACATAGCATTACATGATTTATCAAGAGGACAAACGGCATTAAATATTGTCTTGGATGAGCCAACGAAAAAAGGGCTATCACCAGTAGAAATAGAAGCAGAGGTAGGAAAAAAGGGCCTTTCTATTTCAAATGTGGAAGACCTTGAAATTGCATTAAAGGATATTGAGTTCGAAGCGATTCCTTTGCATGTGCATGGAGGGGCTCATTCTTTGTCGTTTTTAGCATTAGTAATTGGAGCATTAAAGAAAATGAACCGTATGCCTGAAGCTTTATCAGGATGTATCGGAATGGACCCCATTGGAGAACTAGTGAGAACGGGTTCAGTATCATATGAACTTGAAGAGTGTTATCAAGGAATGGTAGATGCAACTAGATGGGCAAATGAGAAAGCTCCTAATCTACAGACGGTAGTTGTTTCAGGAGATGTGTATCACAACGGAGGAAGCAGTGCCGTTGAGGAACTAGCATTTTCACTAGCGACAGGTGCAGAGTATTTATCAGCTATGACCTCTAGAGGAGTGGATATTAATAATGCTGCGAAAGCGATTCGTTTTTCATTTTCTGTAGGTGCTGATTATTTTACTGAAATAGCTAAGCTTCGAGCTGCTAGAACACTATGGACAACGATTGTAAAAGCATTTGGTGGGGATAAAGAGACTCAGAAAATGTATATTCATGCAAGAACGTCTTCTTGGACAAAAACAGTATATGACCCATATGTAAACATGTTACGTAGTACATCAGAAGCCTTTTCTGCTGCTGTAGGTGGAGCAGATAGTATTCATGTAAGCCCATTTGATGAGCCGATTCAGAAATCTACTCCGTTCTCTCGTAGAATTGCTAGAAATGCATCAATCATTTTACAAGAAGAAGCGCATATCGCAAGAACGGTAGATCCAGCAGGTGGCTCATGGTATGTGGAAGTATTAACAGATAAACTAGCACAAAAAGCTTGGACACTTTTTCAGCAGGTAGAAGAAAAAGGTGGCATATTAGAAGCGATTAAAGAGAAGTTACCTCAAACACTTATTCATGACATAGCAATAAAGCGTGAAAATAACATTGCTCATCGCAAGGATGTATTTGTTGGGACAAATATGTATGCCAATATGACAGAAAAGTCTCTTGATGTTATATCAGAAAATGACCAACCACAAATTGATGCACACATCAAAAAGGTGAAACAACGTCAAGAAGCACCGGTTGAATCTTTCACAACTAACCGTATCGCATCAGCTATTGAGACAGCAAGTAAAGGTGCTTCAATTAGTGAAATTTCAAAAGCATTTGGCAGAAGTGATGAAGCATTTCTTGAAGCTCAACCAATAGTAGCGACTCGTGGTTCAATTAAATTTGAAGAATTACGTGGGGCAACAAAACAATTTGAAAAAGAAAATGGTAAACCAATTCAAGTATTTTTAGCAAATCTAGGTCCAATTCCAGAACATAAAGGAAGAGCAGATTTTACAGCGGGATTCTTTGAAGTAGGTGGCTTTGAGGTACTGCGTAATAATGGTTTTTCTTCAGTTGAAGAAGCAACTGAGGCTGCAATTCAATCGGGTGCTGAGGTTACCGTAATTTGCGGTAAAGATGAGAGCTATCAAACAGATGCAGCCCCATTAGCAAGAGCAATTAAAGAAAACGCAAATAAAATGACTGTATTTGTAGCAGGACAACCGAAGGAAGAGGATGCAGTACGTTATAAAGAAGCGGGAGTGGCTGGATTTATCCACTTACGTTCAAATTGCTATGAGGTCCTTCGTAAGCTTCAAGTGGAGAAAGGGGTGGCTGAGTAA
- the meaB gene encoding methylmalonyl Co-A mutase-associated GTPase MeaB — protein sequence MSTGGSNKNVSKPSPKRRKLTVEDYVQGVLDGNRAIIAQAITLVESNSSKHMEIAQEVLKKLMPYTGKSIRIGFTGVPGAGKSTLIESFGTMLCEQEHRVAVLAVDPSSSLTRGSILGDKTRMEQLSRNPNAFVRPSPSSGTLGGVTRKSRETLLICEAAGYDVIIVETVGVGQSEITVRSMVDFFLVIMLTGAGDELQGMKKGVMEIADAIFVNKADGSNKQAALNARSEYNRLLHFLQPATEGWETQAYTVSALTGEGVPDIWEVINKYKDTTMASGLFEERRRNQTLDWVHSLIEEQLKASFYNNPTVKEKLPDVQQLLLQGKTSPTLAVQQLLDLYQK from the coding sequence ATGTCAACAGGTGGAAGCAATAAAAATGTTAGTAAGCCTTCACCGAAAAGGCGGAAACTCACAGTCGAAGATTATGTACAGGGTGTGTTAGATGGTAATAGAGCGATTATTGCACAGGCGATTACATTAGTAGAAAGTAACTCTAGTAAGCATATGGAAATTGCACAAGAAGTATTGAAGAAGCTTATGCCTTATACAGGTAAATCGATTAGAATTGGGTTTACTGGTGTACCTGGTGCGGGTAAAAGCACTTTAATTGAGTCGTTTGGGACTATGCTTTGTGAACAAGAACATCGTGTTGCTGTACTAGCAGTGGATCCGTCTAGTAGTCTAACTAGAGGAAGTATTCTTGGTGATAAGACGAGAATGGAACAACTTTCTCGAAATCCCAATGCATTCGTTCGACCATCTCCATCAAGTGGTACATTAGGTGGCGTTACTAGAAAAAGTAGAGAAACGTTACTTATCTGTGAAGCAGCGGGCTATGATGTAATTATTGTTGAAACAGTTGGTGTCGGCCAAAGTGAAATCACTGTTCGTTCAATGGTTGATTTCTTTCTCGTTATCATGCTAACAGGTGCAGGAGATGAGCTCCAAGGGATGAAAAAAGGGGTCATGGAAATTGCCGATGCTATTTTTGTTAACAAAGCAGATGGAAGCAATAAACAGGCAGCTTTAAATGCAAGATCAGAATATAATCGATTGTTGCATTTTCTTCAGCCAGCAACTGAAGGCTGGGAGACACAAGCCTATACTGTTTCAGCCCTAACTGGTGAAGGGGTACCAGACATTTGGGAAGTCATTAATAAGTACAAAGATACAACAATGGCTTCTGGTCTATTTGAAGAAAGAAGACGAAATCAAACGTTAGATTGGGTTCATAGTCTAATTGAAGAGCAGTTAAAGGCAAGTTTCTATAACAATCCTACTGTAAAAGAAAAGCTACCAGACGTACAACAATTACTTTTACAAGGCAAGACATCGCCAACTCTTGCCGTCCAACAGCTATTAGATTTATATCAAAAATAG